A single window of Halobacillus naozhouensis DNA harbors:
- the cysI gene encoding assimilatory sulfite reductase (NADPH) hemoprotein subunit has protein sequence MTEKEHTHLHGSPSDMERIKDDSNYLRGSIAESFADRITAGIPDEDTKLLKFHGSYQQDDRDLRNERKQQKLEPAYQYMVRVRLPGGVATPRQWQTMDNLANTYGNGTLKLTTRQTFQLHGVLKWNMKKSMQEINDALLDTIAACGDVNRNVMCNVNPDQSDIHTEVYGWAQNLSEELLPKTKAYHEIWLDEEKVLDSREAEGDIEPMYGPVYLPRKFKIGIAVPPSNDVDIFSQDLGFIAVMEDGELVGFNVAVGGGMGMTHGDTTTYPQLSRVIGFCPANQIVKVAEQIITIQRDYGNRSERKNARFKYTIDRYGIEWFVHELQARLGWDLGEAKPYHFEHNGDHYGWIKGSGRWHLNLFIQNGRINDSEDYPLMTGLREIAKIHTGDFRLTPNQNLIIANVTEEMKPEIVELVNKYGLTDGKQNSALRRNSMACVAFPTCGLAMAESERYLPVLLDKIEDILDEAGIREEDIIIRMSGCPNGCSRPALGEIAFIGKAPGKYNMYLGAGFTGDRLNKLYRENIGEEEILETLKPILLQYGKRRRENEHFGDYVVRAGYVEEVSSGLDFHK, from the coding sequence ATGACGGAAAAGGAACATACTCACCTGCATGGATCCCCAAGTGACATGGAGAGGATTAAGGATGACAGTAATTACCTGCGTGGTTCAATCGCAGAAAGCTTTGCAGATCGCATTACGGCGGGAATTCCTGATGAAGATACAAAGTTATTGAAGTTTCATGGAAGCTATCAGCAGGATGACAGGGACTTAAGAAATGAACGGAAGCAGCAAAAGCTGGAACCAGCTTATCAGTACATGGTTCGTGTGCGTTTGCCAGGAGGCGTGGCAACTCCCCGTCAGTGGCAAACTATGGATAACCTCGCAAACACTTATGGAAATGGAACTCTGAAGCTGACAACCCGACAGACGTTTCAATTACACGGGGTTTTAAAGTGGAATATGAAAAAAAGTATGCAGGAAATCAATGATGCCCTGTTAGATACCATTGCTGCTTGTGGTGATGTGAACAGAAATGTGATGTGCAATGTTAATCCAGATCAATCAGACATTCACACAGAAGTTTATGGTTGGGCACAAAATTTAAGTGAAGAACTATTACCAAAGACAAAAGCCTACCATGAAATATGGCTTGACGAAGAGAAAGTGCTGGACAGCCGTGAAGCAGAAGGTGATATAGAGCCAATGTATGGTCCTGTGTACTTGCCACGAAAATTTAAAATCGGTATCGCGGTCCCACCGTCTAATGATGTGGACATTTTTTCTCAAGATCTCGGTTTCATTGCGGTCATGGAAGATGGAGAGCTAGTAGGGTTCAATGTTGCTGTAGGAGGAGGGATGGGGATGACTCATGGGGATACAACTACATATCCTCAACTATCACGAGTCATTGGCTTCTGTCCAGCTAATCAAATTGTAAAGGTGGCAGAGCAGATCATCACGATTCAACGAGATTATGGCAACCGCTCAGAGCGAAAGAACGCGCGCTTCAAGTACACGATTGATAGATATGGGATCGAGTGGTTTGTTCATGAACTGCAAGCAAGATTAGGCTGGGACCTTGGGGAGGCAAAACCTTACCACTTTGAGCATAATGGCGACCACTATGGCTGGATCAAGGGTAGTGGAAGATGGCATTTAAATCTGTTTATCCAAAATGGCCGTATTAATGATTCAGAAGATTATCCGTTAATGACTGGACTGCGAGAGATTGCAAAGATTCATACTGGAGATTTCAGGCTTACCCCAAACCAGAATCTCATTATCGCCAACGTCACGGAAGAAATGAAGCCCGAGATCGTGGAACTAGTCAATAAATATGGACTAACGGATGGGAAACAAAATTCCGCCCTACGCAGAAATTCTATGGCCTGTGTCGCCTTTCCGACATGCGGGCTGGCGATGGCTGAATCGGAACGATATCTTCCGGTACTACTAGACAAAATCGAGGACATCCTTGATGAAGCAGGGATCCGGGAAGAAGACATTATCATTCGTATGTCAGGATGTCCGAATGGTTGTTCACGCCCGGCTCTAGGTGAAATTGCTTTCATTGGTAAAGCTCCTGGAAAATACAACATGTATTTGGGTGCTGGTTTCACCGGGGATCGACTAAACAAGCTGTATCGGGAGAATATCGGAGAGGAAGAGATCTTAGAGACGTTAAAGCCGATTCTTTTGCAATATGGAAAAAGACGCCGCGAAAATGAGCACTTCGGAGATTATGTTGTTCGAGCTGGTTATGTTGAAGAAGTCAGCTCCGGTCTTGATTTTCATAAATAA